The genomic window TTCTACGTTGCTCGTCTTGCAGAGTTAACCATTTCCTTCTATGTCCCTGATCCAGAAGATGCGCCAGCGATGCTTTTGGGTGTAGCACGAGTAAAACCTTTTAGTATTTCAAGATCCGCCAACTCCCGCTGGCTGCCAGTGGGCCATGATTCTGCTGCCAGAGTTCGTGTCAGTTTCGAATATCAGCGCACTTTGCAAGAGCCGAAATTTCGGTTACTAGGGGGCGATATGATACGAAGCAGATCGAGATACGTTGGAGTATTCAAGTCGGAAGATATAGGGCAAAGATATGCTGATGGGTGGTTCTCAAATGAGCACATCTCTTCGCCTGACCTGATCTCGTTCTTACCATCTCAAATCAACCATCCGTTTATCGCCTCAGTTACACATTCTTATGAATCGGAATATGAATTACACCTTCTTTCGCCGTACGTTAGCGGCGGACATCTTTTTCATCACATTCAGAATCAGCGACGTTTTGATCCTGATACATCTCGACTATACATCGCTGAGATTTTGTGCGCGCTAGAATACATTCACGATTTTCATAGCATCTTTGGTTGGCTGAAGCCGCAGAATGTTCTTCTAGACCTTTCAGGCCATATTGTTCTGTGCGGCTTCGGTCTCTTCATCCTGGAGGCAAAGAATAGAGATTCCACGACACCTAGAGTAGCTGAGTACCCGGCACCAGAGCTACTCCTTGGCAGTGATGCAACTCGACTGGCAGATTATTGGACATTGGGAATCTTCCTTTACGAGATGCTAGTGGGAGAACCATTATTTTATGACGAAAATCCCACTAATATTACGGAAAAGATCCTCAAACAGCCTCTTGAATTTCCTGGCAATATATCCACAGCAGCCAAGGACCTTATAACTCGCCTTCTTGATCGCAGGCCGCAGGAACGCCTGGGTGCACATGGAGCGTCTGAAATTAAGAatcattctttttttaagaCTATAAACTGGCAAAAGGTTCTCCAGCGGAACTATGAACCTGCTTTCAAGCCAGAATATACACCAGGTTCTAACCCCTTATGTGGCTCTTGTAACTTCTCACCAAACCACGTATCTGGATCGTTTGAGCAACATGGTGTGCCTGGAAGCTTTGAGCCACCAGAGCCACCATCAATATTCCAAGGACTGAACAGATGGGCCATGGCCCAAGGGGGGAGGGCCACCGAGAATTCGGAGACGACTATTCAAGCGGACAATGAATGGGACTTGATATGGCAAGATTCACAGCCGCAAAGCTTTCATTTCCATAATCGTGTCACAGGGGCAACAAGACCAGTTCCTTCTCGGGCTGTTGATCCTTGCGCTACCCAGGACGCCGCAACTTATACCAACATTGGCTTAGATACTACTCCTGGTTTAACGCACAAGTTAGACGCGCTTGAAGCTGCGTTGCGAGCCGGATACGACCATGCTGTCTCGGAGCTATTGACATACAACATGGACTTGAATGTCGAGATTTTTGGCCGGGACCGGAGGCGCCCACTCCATTGGGCGGTAAAGCATAAAAACCTCCATCTAGTTTGCCTATTCCTGGAGCATGGCGCAAACGCTGATTTTGGCGGCCCTGCCCTAATCCAAGCCGTGGAAATCGGGCATCTTGGCATTGCAGAAGCTCTTGTGTCAAAAACGAGCCGAGTGGCCTGTACCCAATCTTTAGgtctcgccgtcgacaaacAGGATATGAACATGGCAAGACTTCTCTTAGGCTACGGTGCTCACTGTGACTTTGAAAAAGACGATCGCCCACACCCTCAGCCAACGTGGGATCAAAGTTTTATGGGCTGTGATATTTCTCGACCACAGGAGTTTAAACCCCCTCTTATCCGGGCAATTCAGAAGCACGACATTGATATTGTTCGGTTATTACTCTTGCATGGGGCGGATCCTAATGTTGCCCTTCATGATACTTTTGACTGTGGTAGAGCTGTCCAACTGGCTATGAAGGCTGAACAGCTAGGAATAGTACAGTTGTTACTTGACAGCGGCGCAGATATTAGTTTGCCGGGTGATACTTGGGAAGGGTCAGGACATAAATGTCATATTTCGAAGAGGCCAGTCTATCAAAATGTGACGGCCAGATTGcgagcagccatggcggcaaaaAAGTTGGGCAAGGCGGCAAATCTATATGTTTCGGGATAGATTTGGCAGGACTATACTTGCTATGGCTTATCAGTTGGCCGCAGTGCAAAGGGCGGATTCTATCTTTGTAATAGGGTGTACCGAGCAGTCCCCCACGATGAATTGAGGCTACCAACTCGTTGACAAAAACTCTGACCGCGTGCTCGGCAGATTGCGTGGGATAGTATCTGGGGTACCCTGGATGAAGTCGTGTCCAAGTACCGGCAATtgctacttaagtactagCCCGATTTGGCTAGAGGAAAACTTGAACAAAGCAACCAAGTGACGAGTGTACCCACTCTGCATGTGGCTGAGCATCCGGGGGACTTGACATTCAATTGTTGACAACTCAGTGCATCACCCTAcagcgccatggccacgagTCTCGATGAATTGACATTGAATCTACCCACGTGAACCTACCGCaagctacttaagtaggtgGGTCATGCTGCACGGACAGCCTCACTTTTAGACAAGAGGCGAAAATTCGGTTGTTTttccatgtcaagtcaatTTACCTGAGGATGCGCTGTGCCCCGCTTTggcggaccagttgacctgcTTGTCGCCTTTGTCTTCTCAGCTTTGGTGGAAATGAACCAGACGGTCTGGTGCCGTTGACCTTTTGCATTCCAATACTGTCCTTTTGCCTTCCCTTTTCCCAAATcaggtccatgtccatgcaaGTGTCCATACGTGCGAGATCCCACCCAAATCTCTCCGAGGTCTgtcagcaccagacatgttaCGAAAGTGAGCTATTCCCGCTGACAATTCCCTGGATAGCACGCATATCGAATTTGATGCCATGTCGTCCATCACCCCTCCTCACGCGCCAACCGAGGCCGCCCTCGAGTCTCTCCGGGACGAGTTGAAAGGCAACATGTTGCCAAACGTCCATGGCTTCTTTGCCAAGTATTTCGAGGGAAAGTCGTGGTCCACGGTGACGCAGAACAAATTCCAAGAAACGACGTCGGCCAACATGGTTGGCAAGTTGTCTGCCCGTGTCCCTGACCTCGCTCACTTGGACGTGCTGGTGGAATGGCTTGCCGAATTCCAGACGCTGTTTTTCGGCATCGATCAAGCCAACTTGCGATTCCGCAGCCAGCAGCTTAGCAACACGAGTAGCACGCCCAAGACCGCCATCTACCTCGAGACATCTGATGTCCAGTCCGCCGCAGGCAGCACCCGAGTGTTTGGAGAATTCCATCTTGACAGCGCCCTCGTCACggctgatgacgacgacgacgacattcTGCGCTTCTGCGAGCGAGCACGGCACGTGTTCAAGACCCAGTCGGCTCGATGCTTTGTCCACGGGTTCCTCGTCCGTGGTGCCATGCTGGAGCTCTGGGTTTTTGACCGATCGGGGGCCTACAGCAGCGGGAGGCTCGACCTGGCACAGGAACCGGATCTGCTGGTGCGCGCCCTGGCCGGCTACACCTTGATGACGGACGAGGAAGCGGGCTTCAACACCCTTGTAAAGCGCCTTACCCCTGAGTCGGACAGCTACGTCACATTTCATCAGAGCCACACGTTCCGCCTTCAGCCAGAGTTGATGGCAACAGCCGACTACATAGTCGGGCCCGGAACGACGTGCTATGCGGCCTCGACACGGACAGCCGGGGAACCAGACACCGTCATCAAGTTTTCTTGGCGAGAGGATCAAGAGCCCACCGAGGTCCGTCTGCTGAAGCGGGCACATGAGCGCAACGCCTGGGGTGTCATCCAGCTCTTAGATCATCAGGACCTGGTGAGCGTGGCCGACCTTCGCCAGGAGATGGACTTTCCTCGGCCGTTTGCCAACCGGATATTGTCCTGCGTCGCAACCACCCCTTTGGGCCGACCGATCCGACAGTTCGCATCGATCCCCGAGCTGTTGGAGGCCCTGCGCGACCTTGTCCGGGCTCTTCACTCTCTCTACGTCAAGGCGAGGATTCTCCATCGCGATGTCGCCATCAAGAATCTAATCATTGCCCCGCACCGCAGCGCCGACAGCCCCAAGGGTGTCTTGCTTGATTTCAACTTTGCCCTGGATCTCGACAATGTCCGTCCTGTGGAGCCCATGGTCGGATCAGATGgcttcatggccattggTATTCTCTCCGGACAGCGACACACGTATCGGCACGACTTGGAGTCCCTGTTCTACGTGTTTCTCTGGatcgccattgccaacgacgGTGTGCACGACGAGGCGAATGACATACTCGAGGATATGCCAAAGACGTCACGGCTGTGGAAATGGTGCAGCATGGACTTTGGTGCTGTTGGCCGGGACAAGGCGGCCGACATGAGCCCCGAGGGCTTTGAAGGAATTCTAGACGAGTTTTGCTCCGATTTTGCTCCTCTCCGGGGTTTGGCCAGTGAACTGCACGCGCTGCTCTTCCCCGTGCGCCAGGGCAAGATTTTCACGGGTACCAACACGGACCCGGCGGCTGTTGAGAGGCTCCATGATGGGATGGCGGATGCGTTCAACCGGAGTGCCCTGGCATTCCAGGGTTAACATTGGGagtctcgagtctcgaccACTTTCAGGGGCACCATTGGTTACCATTAGACTACTACTAGCCCGCTGTTGTCCAAATTCATGTTGTCGTTCCCTGTATCAAGGGTCCCACGCCACCGTGACTGGTATCAAATCCTTGGTTCCCCAGGCCTTCAAATGGTGATTGAAAGAGGCACGGGGCCTGGCAACGTGGAAAGCAGGCCAGAACGCCCACCGATGGAGCGGGGATAGCCAGAGACCCTGAGATTTGAGGCTCTGCTTGGGATGGAGTCCCGATTTGTAGTGGCGGCCACCCTCCTCATCAGCTATCAGATTTTTGACTCGATTCATCAACTTGTTGTGACAATTTATGACCTGTCTTGTGATGGCTGTGCCGTCACCAGAGACAGGGGCGACTTTCACGGCCAATCGCCGTCACTTGGGCTGACCACGATATGTAccgctgtacggagtagcttgTACTTTGCACCCTTGATCCCACAGGTACCTCCTTGTTACTGAAATCAGCCTGTGAAGTCGTATTATTTTATAGAGATGGTGTAGCTTTCAGCAGCTTTAAAGCTAAAACCGGCAATGCTTCTTATTGGCTAGACATGCACAGGCATCTGGTTGAGGAAAGATAAGAATCGGTCATGCTCCAGTCTCCTTGTCAAACAAGACAAGCACGGTCAACCGCCCACTTACAGAGTATTGCAAGTTCTGCAACTCGCATCTTGttcctttttcctttatTCCCCAGCATTGCCATCACTCCGGCCGTTGCTCCGACATGATGGGAGTGGTCAAGAACACCTACCCCCCGGCGTCACTGTACAACCGGCTCCCTTTCATCCATGACATGGGCCACGTCGCCGAGACATACGCAGACCATCTCAACTACCTGAGAAACCTCATGGACACGCACGACATGCCGCCAAGTGTCTGTGTCAAGCTGATTCACATCCACTTCCATCTCAACAATGGCGAGATCTTGGCTGTGCGCGAGTTGAACGCGCCGCCGCACGGCAAGATCCCTTTCCTGCAGCCCACGACGCCCGACGTGGCAGGCAATGTCTACGGCTGCAACTACATTGTGGACGACGCGGGCGATCTTCAGGCGTTTGAGTACACGACCACCGAGGGAGGGCCGGACCTGGCGGCGTACCCGGCCTTTGTCGCCGTAttctgcgccgccgtggtgCAGCGCGGCATGCAGCACAAGTTCGGGCTCGCCATCAACTCGGGCGCGGCCGAGCGCGGCTCGTGGATGGAACTCGACTTTCCCGAAAAGCGCGCGACCTTTCTGCTGCCGGGCCACGTGGCCCTGCCGCAAAGTGACCGTCTGGTGTTGAGAAGGACCATCACCAAGTTCCCGAGACCCGACAACGACGGGCACGGCAACAGGGACTTGCCAACACACGGCCACATTGAGAACACTTGGGGTTCAAGTAAAGGAATCGGTCCTGATGACCAGGAGCCTGTCGATGGCGTCACAACCAAGAATGGGCTGCAATTGACAGGTGTTGCTCTAGAACCCGGCACTGCTTTCTACGTGGTGGCTTCGGCCATCTCGGCGGCTGTGTACGGAGCAGACTAGAAACGGGCTGAAGGACCAGTGTGCGTTGGATGGGTACTGAGGAGTGAATTCATCCAGTTTAGTCAATTTACATGACAATATGAGTTGCCGCCGGTTTCCAGCcattgtgacaagggctcaggAGGGCTCTGAGcaaatagctcaattcatctaataacagtctttggtatcaaagaTGCTTGGTTTCCCCCGAGGCTTCGTTTaccaaagacgtctttaaatacaacaagtcggtgagggactttgccctagaTCCCGTCATGGTAGCCCTTGCGTAGCCGTGTGACAGCCACGAATCagcctctttttcttctcaaGGACCAAGCATTCCATGTCAAAGCCAACGCGTAGATTGTAGAGATGAGCAACCGTTTGTGCCTTGCGCGCTGGCACAAATCCCATCCACGAAGCAGGGTAGGACGTGACCAACTCAACACCAGTTTCATCATTTCTGTAAAGCCTAACCTATTGCCGTCCTGGCACCAAGTAGCACATGCAACGCAGTTGCGTGTCTGCTGTCCCGCTAAACGCTTTGTTTTTCGGCATGTAATCTCCATGAGCAAAACTATTCATGGCCGAATCCAGACGGGCTTCATCATGTCCTCTAAATTGTACAAAGCTTTGCTTGGATATATTCCTGTTGGCCAACTCATACAAACttgtcttgttcttctctcaccatggccatgtgaCCTGCTAAATTCTACATGGTCCGCCATTCTTTCGGGTTGTCTGTTCCGCTAAACGCTTCCACTGCGCAAAAACATGCAACGCACATCTCTGCCTCGACGAGTACATAAAAGCACTCCTTCCGGCGCCCATGACGCATTGGTTCTAGTCCGCGAAGACGACTTCGTATCGCCAGTCATTCTTATCCTCTGCCCGACCTTTAAGCATGGCCGTCAACGCACCGGCTAGCTCGACCGCTACAGGGCCAGCATCACCGCTTGGGCAATATTCGAACCTGTCGCTCGTGCTCTCCCTCACAATCGCAGAAATGGGAAGAACGCCGGCTAGATTCACGTTAGTGTCTCATGTCTCAACATACAAAAGTCCATCAACAGGCCCATGGTGGCCGAGGGGAAGCGAGTGACGGAATTTCCGCAACGTACCGGCAGTTCCCAACGCAAGAACCTCGTCAAACTGCCCGAGCTCCGAGTATTTGACTACCCTCCGCTCCACCGTGTAGCCCAATTCCTCGGCAATGACCAAAACGCTGTCGCTGGTTACGCTGTCGATGATTTGTGTGCTGTTTGGGACCACGAGCGTGGCCCGGGGGCGCTCCTGGTCATCACCCCCCTTCAAGACACCCACGAACCCGCTTGTGCTGAATTCTTCAATCTCGCCCTGTGTCTTGCTGTCCAGATGCAGCGTGATAGGGAAGCCCTTTTGCTTCGCCTCCTGGCTGTACTTGATGACGGGCGCATAGTTGCCGCCAATCTTGGCGTAGCCGGTGCCGCGCGTGGCCGCCCGGTCGAAATTGTCGAGAACGAGGCACGGCACCGGCCGCACGCCGTGGTATGTCGTCGCCGGCTGCGCGTATATGGCCAACGTACACGTCGGGGACGGCTCCAATGCCAACTGGGGCGCGGAAGCAAAGATTACAGGTCGGAGATAGAGGACGGCCGCAGAGTCGCCGGGGCCGACGAATTCCGCGTTGCCACGGACAGCCAGGGAGATGCTGCTGAGGAAGACGTCTTCGGGGACTGCGGGCAGGCAGACGGCTGCGCTTGACTGCACCAGACGCCGGTGGTGAAAGGTTGGGCggaagatggtgatggtgtcgTCTGGGCTGCGGCTGGCTTTGAGGCCTTCGTAGGCTTGCATGCCGTAGTTGAGCGCGGGGGACAGGCCGTGCACGCGCAGATAGGGGTCCTTGACAAAGGTTGGCGCCGTCCAGGTATTCCTTTCGGAAGACCAGGTGGTTTCTACATGGCCGTTGACGATATCGGCAACCGTCAGGCCCAGGCGGGCCCAGTCGATGTTGGGGAGTGGTGCAGGCGGTGGCATGGTGTatgtcaagatggcaagTTGTGGCGTGTGTGTGATGTCGGTTGATTTGGGACAATTTTGACCATATCTTGATCTATATATCCCAACGAAACTGTCCAATGGCAGGGAGATGGATGCCACGCAGATGAGCAATCTTTATCCGTACCGGGCTTGACCTCATACTTCCGCTGAGTGAGAATCTCTTATGCCGTATTGTTTTACATGACTTCAATTTTCGTAATCCGGGAGTAGCCAGCAGGTCTGATTTAGCCTCGAGATGTGCATGCCTTCCGGGCTGACGGACACGTTCGGAAGGTTTCTGCAACATCAGGGCAACGCGTACACCCAGCAGAGGCTCACATCATCAGCATACGCTGGTGGTGTATGGAGTGCAGAGTACGGAGCAAGGTCAGCTCACCTTGCAGGGACCTAATGCAATGTAAGTACtacatctactccgtaaggCGTGTCTGTAAGCGCGAGAAGCggttgtactccgtagatttGCGGCAGGATCCGACAAGGGGTCCCTAGTATTACTTCATAAGCGCCCAATCAAGTCCAGCATAACACCAGGGACGGCTGACATTCCCTGTACACGCAGCTAATCCCTGCCATTAACAACGCCCGCAAGATCCTGCGCTTTTCGTAATGTGCAAAGAGGAGAGATGTGTGTCATtccaccagttgacatctgcAGGGCGTCGAACTCGATTTTTAAAATATTGCATGTGGCTCTGAAGGAGTATCATGGCCAAAGACATAAGATCGAGACACACGGCCACTCTTATAAGCTGAAAATTGGGGATGTTCCGCCAAGGATGCATCATTTTGCCCCATGGCTAAATGGTGGAACCTGATTACCATCGCGACAAGTAGGCATTGCCACACAGGTAGCATGTCCTGGTGTTTGGGCTAGATCAAAGTTTCTAGCTGCCATTTTTCTAGGTAGTAACCATGTATTTCCGCAGCCTGGGTGTCATATATCTCTTGTCCCATTGATGGCACATGTGCCCCATGCGATTTATCGCAGCATCACAACAAGCTGCATGCACAAGGTTTAATCGGACATACTGTATGATTGGCAATACTGCATCATCTCACAATGCCAAGCCATTGCGTGTAGTACCCAACACCATGAAGGACAACTTAGATTAACGTGTTGCGTATATACACTGGATGACTGAGAAGATCAATGTATTGCATTTGCATTGTATTTTGGTACTAATCTAACCTTTGATTTCTAATCCTGTACATATTTCTGCCTTGTATACCCAATAATTGCATGTTATGAAATAGATTCCCGGCTCCTATCAACTCCAGTTGACCTTTGTTAGTGTTCCGACCCTGTGTCGCCTGTCAAGTTCCCTCATGGAATGCTTCTCCCCTGTGCTGCCTTTGCGTCTTTCCCTTGGAGATGTCTACTTCAGCGACCCCCAAGCCCCTTTAAAGCAAAACCCCGGGTGAAAGATTGTCATGGCAATCGCAGCCAGCATAATCATCGGACCCTCAAAAATCATAAACAGAACCTCGTCATTTGCCAATTTTCCAGCAAAGCCTTCCTGCAACTCCGCCAAGCGGTACACACATCGAATAAAAATTGCTATCGTTGCGATTCCGGTCGCTGTGCTTGTTAGTTACCGCCTCACACGGCTTGATAATAGCTTCGACTTACCCCACGGAAACGCCTTGAACATGGTTGACGTTTTCAGCTTCATGGCCTTTTGCTCGTAACCCCCATTTGTACCTCTTAGTCTCCACCAAAAGTCTACTGAAAGGATGATGAATGTCAAAAGACTGGCCACCTGGAACGATAAACCGGCAATCATGACATTGACGCCCGTCTGTTTAAGGCTGGCGTCGCCGTCGCTGGCAGCAAACGCACCACCCGTCGCTTGTAGGACCAGACTGATGACATCACACGTGACAAAGATGATGGTATAGGTGCGAGGCGCAAAGCGAGCCAGGTATGCTCCGTGGGCGACAATGAGCCGCGAAAGGGAGAGGTAAATGGCTGCCGATAGGAAGGCGGGACCAATTGTTAGGCAGATGAGGTACCTGTTCCTACATTAGCACAAGTCCTTGGGTCGCAACGAGCAACGTCGCATACATGAGAAAAGGGTCCATCTTGAAAGGGTCATTGTGCATCTGTACACGCCCTACATATCCTACGACCTCGAGCACTAGGCCAagggccatggagatggagaagccCCATGTTCGGTATATGATTCCAAGAACAGACTGGGCAAAAAGTACAGCGGCAAAGATGATCAAGTAGGCGAGGTTGCCGCTCTCGGAGGGCTGGTACTGGACTTGTGCATAGGAAAGCGAGCAAGTGTCGATGCTACATTGGGAGTAGGGAATAATGGTGCCGTTGAGGCTAGGGACCATGAGCGTGCCCGAGGAGTCGGTATGCGCAGACATGGCAAATCGTAGCGTAGAATGGAAGAATAATTGAATGGAGCCGTCAAAGGTGGAATAGGAGAAAGTCGTGCCGTTTTTCTGCTCAAAACAAGAACATGTTGGGAAAAGGCGTATCGGTTGGAGACGATGAGCCAGGGCGTAGGTAAGAGAACTTAAACGTGACGGTAAGCCTGCTAGGCAAGAGGGAGAGACGTGTGCAAACGTAACTGTATACGTAAATCCTGTCGTAAGCAGCGTAAGCAGCAGGGGATGGGTCTACGCaaaggacgacgagggcaGCGTGATCAAGCCCTAAAGGTGACGGCACACGAGTGGGTATGGCAGCCCGATGTGGAAAATTTTGATCTTGGTATCCCGAGCAAGATGAGGCGCCCGCTTTTTCAACCAGCATTGGACAGCATTGGAACGTTTTGGTTGCGGCTGAACAATGAAACCGCCAATACGCGTCCTGGACAAGTGCGAAGCGGCACACGATGGGCCTCGGCGGCTGGCGGCTTGTCTCAGCCATGCCTGGGCTGTCAGCCAAGCCCACCGAGTGGGGTTCAGTCTGCGGCTCGTGCCGTGCATGTGCTCCACTCTTTCTTCCTTCATTTAGCTCTACCCCATATTGACGTGACGTACTCCACGGGAGTCACCCGAGTAATCACGTCTTGCTAGACGAAGCCTGTCACGGGTATAGAGTAAAGCGTCTTTTAGAATGGAGTGTGTGTGTAAGCACAAGCCTGGTGTATTCATTCTCACCTTTACTCGACCTGGTTCTGTCGCGTTTCTCTCCTTTGTATTGACTCCATATACGCCCCGTATCCACTTTAACTgtggagtactccgtagtaaAGTGCGGAAATGCAAAAAGATGTAATCCACGGTTTCACCACAACGCTCGATCCTTCTTCTTACCACGGTTTGAGATGATGGCCATCGGATCCAGGTGCTCAGTGTAGCAAATTCGGTCATGTGAGCAATATTGCTTTTGTTGCCATGGGTGAGATCCTGGCCTATTTTCGAGACTAGCTTCCAGGCAGGGTAATGCGTACAGTCAACTACCCTATAATACTTTTCGGCAACATACATTGGCCTCGAGCAAGAAGAGCCAAGAAATAAAAGCGCTTTATTTACACGTCATCTAATATGGCATCTATTTGGAATTACTACAGACAAGATACATGGAATCGATTTGACATGGACAGAGTAATTAGCTGAAAATAAAACTGCCCAATTTGGTACGGCATCGATGCATTTATGACCAGCCGACGTCCGGCTCCATCACCCAGGAGCGCCAACTGCCACGTTGGCTACTTGGCCTCACAAGTCGCGAGACTTGAAGCGAAGGAATGGCCCACTGTTGCTTCGTCATCAGCGTCTGACACTCATCACCTTGCATGAAACTTGATACGTGGCCTGCATTCGGGTTGGACTTACTTTTTTGACCCAGTTATATGATCTGCCAGCGGGAACTCTCCCGAGAACCCCCAGCCTTTGAGGGAGTCATTCTCGCTCGTCAGAGTAAAGTCGAGCGTATACATTGCGTAGGCAACTGTCAGGCTGAGCTCGATCATGGCCATCCCCTTGCCCACACAGCTTCGGGTGCCAACAGAGAAGGGGCAAAAGGCTGCGCGGGCATCGTCTACGCTCGGTCCCGTAGTGCCGCTTTCGCTACGCAGCCATCGCTCAGGGCGGTACTCGAAAGGGTCCGGGAAGTACTTTGCATTGTGATGGATGGCGTAAATTGGCACGCCGGCCTCCGTACCTGCAGGCAGCGCCCGGCCATCCACGGTGGCGTCGCCGGTTAGAATCTCCCGAGACAACGACGACCCTGCCGGCGGAGACATGCGCAGGGCTTCCTCGATGCACGCCCGGAGATAGGTGAGCTTGCTCAACGCCGGTCCGGTGCGAATCTCGTCGGGCGAGGCAAACGCCCGGCGCACGTCCTTCTGCAGGCGGCGGTAGGCACGAGGCGTGCTCGCCAGGTAGAAAAAGGTGGCTGCCAGAGCGGTAGACGTCgtgtcggcgccggcaacgCACAACGTGGTGCTCTCCGCCAAGATCTCCTTCATGGAGAGCGCATCGCCAGTGACGGGGTCGCTTGCCGACTTGAGAGCCGAGACGACGGTGCGCGTCTGCAAGCTGCACTCGGTGCCCAAGACACGGCGCACGAGACCGCTCACAAAGTGTAGGAACTGGTTGCGTGCTGCGATGGCCTTGGGGAACAGAAACCGGTCGATTCGACCAATCTTGATGAGGATGGGGCTTTGCAACAAGACACTCATGCGCACGTTGGATTCTTCAATGGCCCGTGGGATGATGCGATTTTGAGGCGATGCGAGCAAGTCGTAGCCTatgccgaagacgacgtcgccCATGATGTCAAATGTAAGCCAATTGAACCAGTCCGACATATTCATCGACTGTGTCCAGCCCTTCTGCCCTTCTTTCTCGGTACTTTGTGGCTGGGCTTGGATCGGAAAGTCGGCATCCGTGATCAATGCGAAGCACTTTTTGATATGCGCCAGCAGCGTGGGTTCGTGAGAGCGCAGAGCGGCATCCGATAAGC from Metarhizium brunneum chromosome 2, complete sequence includes these protein-coding regions:
- the gad8_1 gene encoding Serine/threonine-protein kinase gad8 — translated: MGENFKEPDIVLPCILTVTLHEAPGLPALYDKRRYALLNYDKCEVPVEPYLVFANDPILVQKDYNVCKFYVARLAELTISFYVPDPEDAPAMLLGVARVKPFSISRSANSRWLPVGHDSAARVRVSFEYQRTLQEPKFRLLGGDMIRSRSRYVGVFKSEDIGQRYADGWFSNEHISSPDLISFLPSQINHPFIASVTHSYESEYELHLLSPYVSGGHLFHHIQNQRRFDPDTSRLYIAEILCALEYIHDFHSIFGWLKPQNVLLDLSGHIVLCGFGLFILEAKNRDSTTPRVAEYPAPELLLGSDATRLADYWTLGIFLYEMLVGEPLFYDENPTNITEKILKQPLEFPGNISTAAKDLITRLLDRRPQERLGAHGASEIKNHSFFKTINWQKVLQRNYEPAFKPEYTPGSNPLCGSCNFSPNHVSGSFEQHGVPGSFEPPEPPSIFQGLNRWAMAQGGRATENSETTIQADNEWDLIWQDSQPQSFHFHNRVTGATRPVPSRAVDPCATQDAATYTNIGLDTTPGLTHKLDALEAALRAGYDHAVSELLTYNMDLNVEIFGRDRRRPLHWAVKHKNLHLVCLFLEHGANADFGGPALIQAVEIGHLGIAEALVSKTSRVACTQSLGLAVDKQDMNMARLLLGYGAHCDFEKDDRPHPQPTWDQSFMGCDISRPQEFKPPLIRAIQKHDIDIVRLLLLHGADPNVALHDTFDCGRAVQLAMKAEQLGIVQLLLDSGADISLPGDTWEGSGHKCHISKRPVYQNVTARLRAAMAAKKLGKAANLYVSG
- the atnJ_0 gene encoding Aminotransferase atnJ, whose translation is MPPPAPLPNIDWARLGLTVADIVNGHVETTWSSERNTWTAPTFVKDPYLRVHGLSPALNYGMQAYEGLKASRSPDDTITIFRPTFHHRRLVQSSAAVCLPAVPEDVFLSSISLAVRGNAEFVGPGDSAAVLYLRPVIFASAPQLALEPSPTCTLAIYAQPATTYHGVRPVPCLVLDNFDRAATRGTGYAKIGGNYAPVIKYSQEAKQKGFPITLHLDSKTQGEIEEFSTSGFVGVLKGGDDQERPRATLVVPNSTQIIDSVTSDSVLVIAEELGYTVERRVVKYSELGQFDEVLALGTAAGVLPISAIVRESTSDRFEYCPSGDAGPVAVELAGALTAMLKGRAEDKNDWRYEVVFAD
- the himE_3 gene encoding Efflux pump himE, which codes for MSAHTDSSGTLMVPSLNGTIIPYSQCSIDTCSLSYAQVQYQPSESGNLAYLIIFAAVLFAQSVLGIIYRTWGFSISMALGLVLEVVGYVGRVQMHNDPFKMDPFLMYLICLTIGPAFLSAAIYLSLSRLIVAHGAYLARFAPRTYTIIFVTCDVISLVLQATGGAFAASDGDASLKQTGVNVMIAGLSFQVASLLTFIILSVDFWWRLRGTNGGYEQKAMKLKTSTMFKAFPWATGIATIAIFIRCVYRLAELQEGFAGKLANDEVLFMIFEGPMIMLAAIAMTIFHPGFCFKGAWGSLK
- the atnE gene encoding Cytochrome P450 monooxygenase atnE, coding for MMMMNMQIFFLLASVLLVVVITSITVLCIRRLYFHPLSKYPGPFLARVTDLYAAYHAWKGDIHVDMWRQHERYGPCVRYAPNRLNLNTTGALKDIYSGNTNFQKSPNYRVLRHGAANTLTMVNRQEHARRRRIVSQGLSDAALRSHEPTLLAHIKKCFALITDADFPIQAQPQSTEKEGQKGWTQSMNMSDWFNWLTFDIMGDVVFGIGYDLLASPQNRIIPRAIEESNVRMSVLLQSPILIKIGRIDRFLFPKAIAARNQFLHFVSGLVRRVLGTECSLQTRTVVSALKSASDPVTGDALSMKEILAESTTLCVAGADTTSTALAATFFYLASTPRAYRRLQKDVRRAFASPDEIRTGPALSKLTYLRACIEEALRMSPPAGSSLSREILTGDATVDGRALPAGTEAGVPIYAIHHNAKYFPDPFEYRPERWLRSESGTTGPSVDDARAAFCPFSVGTRSCVGKGMAMIELSLTVAYAMYTLDFTLTSENDSLKGWGFSGEFPLADHITGSKK